In Paraburkholderia phenazinium, the following are encoded in one genomic region:
- a CDS encoding methyl-accepting chemotaxis protein, with translation MKAVSLGSQPGVGFVAGGEPAGGASPSHQPAGRLKGLSVKAMLRLAFAVLLIGTLVIGVFSLTQISRLNASAQSIYDQGHVASRAAEEARGYVLRASRAQKMLLTATTAKERDELGADIDKGLSGISTQMSTLQQYVDSSDAAQVEQQKKFAAAVATWSGHLRDFVTLVKAQPLDLSQMNWQVGMQDVSLLVETEKLEKMVDTLVEQRSVAAKATIEASAFIYHSSFVMMAAMTIGLIVLAFAVSEWVVRRLARQLGGEPVYAKEIASRIAAGDLSNRIALARNDRSSMLSALHDMQSGLSTTVSDIAASADAIATASGEISMGNLDLSQRTEQQAMALERTASSMEQLTSTVRQNADNAKQASTLANNASEIAEKGGAVVSRVVATMSEINDSAKSIGDIIGVIEGIAFQTNILALNAAVEAARAGEEGRGFSVVAGEVRNLAQRSAGAAKEIKALISASVERVGNGSALAQDAGNTMDEVVKAVKRVTDIMGEISAASAEQSSGIEEINLAVTQMDAGTQQNAALVEQATAAARSLDDQAQALKGMVGKFRLRG, from the coding sequence ATGAAAGCAGTTTCGCTAGGCAGCCAGCCGGGCGTGGGGTTCGTGGCGGGCGGCGAGCCGGCGGGTGGCGCGTCGCCTTCGCATCAGCCGGCTGGGCGGCTCAAGGGCTTGTCCGTCAAGGCGATGCTGCGACTGGCGTTTGCCGTGCTGCTGATCGGCACGCTCGTGATCGGGGTGTTTTCGTTGACCCAGATCAGCCGGCTCAACGCGTCGGCGCAATCCATCTATGACCAGGGCCATGTGGCGAGCCGGGCGGCTGAGGAAGCGCGCGGCTACGTGCTGCGGGCAAGCCGGGCGCAAAAGATGTTGCTGACCGCGACGACGGCCAAGGAGCGCGACGAACTGGGCGCGGACATCGACAAGGGTCTCTCGGGCATCTCCACCCAGATGAGCACGCTGCAACAGTACGTGGACAGCTCGGACGCAGCCCAGGTCGAGCAGCAGAAGAAATTCGCCGCCGCGGTGGCGACCTGGAGCGGTCACCTGCGCGATTTCGTGACGTTGGTGAAGGCGCAGCCGCTGGATCTGTCGCAGATGAACTGGCAGGTCGGCATGCAGGACGTGTCGTTGCTGGTGGAGACGGAAAAGCTCGAGAAGATGGTCGACACGCTGGTCGAGCAACGTAGCGTGGCGGCGAAGGCGACCATCGAGGCGTCGGCCTTCATTTACCACTCGTCGTTTGTGATGATGGCCGCGATGACGATCGGCCTGATCGTGCTGGCGTTTGCCGTCAGCGAATGGGTGGTGCGGCGCCTCGCGCGGCAACTGGGCGGCGAGCCGGTGTATGCCAAGGAGATTGCGAGCCGGATTGCGGCGGGCGATCTGTCGAACCGGATTGCGCTGGCGCGCAACGACCGGTCGAGCATGTTGTCGGCGCTGCATGACATGCAGAGTGGGCTGTCGACGACGGTATCGGACATTGCCGCGAGTGCGGATGCGATTGCGACGGCGTCGGGCGAGATTTCGATGGGCAACCTGGACCTGTCGCAGCGGACTGAGCAGCAGGCGATGGCGCTGGAGCGTACGGCGAGCAGCATGGAGCAGTTGACATCGACGGTGCGGCAGAACGCCGACAACGCGAAGCAGGCGAGCACACTGGCCAACAACGCCTCGGAGATTGCGGAGAAAGGTGGCGCGGTGGTGAGCCGCGTGGTGGCGACGATGAGCGAGATCAATGACAGCGCGAAGAGCATTGGCGACATCATTGGCGTGATTGAGGGGATTGCTTTCCAGACCAACATTCTGGCGCTGAACGCGGCGGTCGAGGCGGCGCGCGCGGGCGAGGAGGGGCGTGGTTTCTCGGTGGTGGCGGGCGAGGTGCGCAATCTGGCGCAGCGCAGCGCGGGGGCGGCCAAGGAGATCAAGGCGTTGATCAGCGCGTCGGTCGAGCGGGTGGGGAACGGGTCTGCGTTGGCGCAGGATGCCGGGAACACCATGGATGAGGTCGTGAAGGCAGTGAAGCGCGTCACGGACATCATGGGGGAGATTTCGGCTGCCTCTGCCGAGCAGAGTTCTGGGATCGAGGAGATTAACCTCGCGGTTACGCAGATGGATGCTGGGACTCAGCAGAATGCGGCGCTTGTCGAGCAGGCTACCGCTGCTGCCCGGTCTCTGGATGATCAGGCTCAGGCTTTGAAGGGGATGGTGGGGAAGTTTCGGTTAAGGGGGTAA
- a CDS encoding MFS transporter has translation METSLDKTALAGAASGPAASPLATKAQRTVYSVLGAISFSHLINDMIQSLILAIYPMLKANFSLSFGQIGLITLTYQITASLLQPLIGIYTDKHPKPYSLPVGMGFTLAGLLLMSVAPSFGILLVAAALVGCGSSVFHPESSRVARMASGGQHGLAQSLFQVGGNAGSSLGPLLAALIIIPHGQRSIAWVSVAALVAIFVLTQIGRWYKRHPATKKARGAQAGHATLSRSKVLFAMGVLVLLVFSKYFYLASINSYFTFYLIAKFHLPVQAAQVHLFVFLAAVAAGTIIGGPIGDRIGRKYVIWVSILGVAPFTLLLPYANLFWTGVLTVVIGVVLASAFSAILVYAQELIPGKVGMVAGLFFGFAFGLGGIGAAVLGQLADATSIAYVYKVCSFLPLIGVLTVFLPNIEGKRAKA, from the coding sequence ATGGAAACGAGCCTCGACAAAACCGCCCTGGCCGGCGCCGCCTCCGGTCCTGCTGCGTCCCCTCTCGCCACCAAAGCCCAGCGCACGGTCTACTCGGTGCTCGGCGCAATCAGCTTCTCGCACCTGATCAACGACATGATCCAGTCGCTGATCCTCGCGATCTATCCGATGCTGAAGGCCAATTTTTCGCTGTCGTTCGGGCAGATCGGCCTGATCACGCTGACCTACCAGATCACCGCATCGCTGCTGCAGCCACTCATCGGCATCTACACCGACAAGCACCCGAAGCCCTATTCCCTACCCGTCGGCATGGGTTTTACGCTGGCCGGTTTGCTGCTGATGTCGGTTGCGCCGAGCTTCGGCATTCTGCTGGTCGCGGCGGCCCTGGTCGGCTGCGGCTCGTCGGTGTTCCATCCTGAGTCGTCGCGGGTGGCGCGCATGGCCTCGGGCGGCCAGCACGGCCTCGCCCAGTCGCTGTTCCAGGTCGGCGGCAACGCCGGCTCGTCGCTGGGGCCGTTGCTCGCCGCGCTGATCATCATCCCGCACGGCCAGCGCAGCATTGCGTGGGTGTCGGTGGCGGCGCTGGTGGCGATCTTCGTGCTCACGCAGATCGGCCGCTGGTACAAGCGCCATCCGGCCACCAAGAAGGCGCGCGGGGCGCAGGCCGGCCACGCCACGCTGTCGCGCAGCAAGGTGCTGTTCGCGATGGGCGTGCTGGTGCTGCTGGTGTTCTCGAAGTACTTCTATCTCGCCAGCATCAACAGCTACTTCACCTTCTATCTGATCGCCAAGTTCCATCTGCCGGTGCAAGCCGCGCAGGTCCATCTGTTCGTGTTCCTTGCGGCCGTCGCAGCGGGCACCATCATCGGCGGTCCGATCGGCGACCGCATCGGCCGCAAGTATGTGATCTGGGTGTCGATCCTCGGCGTCGCGCCGTTCACGTTACTGCTGCCGTACGCCAACCTGTTCTGGACCGGCGTGCTGACCGTGGTGATCGGCGTGGTGCTGGCATCGGCCTTCTCGGCGATCCTCGTGTATGCGCAGGAGCTGATTCCGGGCAAGGTTGGGATGGTCGCGGGGCTCTTCTTCGGCTTCGCGTTCGGGCTGGGCGGGATCGGCGCGGCGGTGCTCGGTCAACTGGCGGATGCCACCAGCATCGCCTACGTCTATAAGGTCTGCTCGTTCCTGCCGCTGATCGGGGTGCTGACGGTGTTCCTGCCGAACATTGAGGGTAAGCGCGCGAAGGCCTGA
- a CDS encoding RHS repeat-associated core domain-containing protein, with amino-acid sequence MKSTLNTVSLAYAGQRRSAVSGMYLLGNGYRGFNPIIRRFCAWDTASPFGSGGVHGYGYCSGDPANQTDPSGHGPVLNLLVSLGLAVGRNARRAGVADAGAAAGEAAADAGAEIGADAVAESRTFTFYRQDGRSMEELNEAGGFQAFAELDSEGAQQYMDFFLGDDDLSAVHPTARNALRKKFPNGRKGGKLLDLSFHVKNTVNRTDTTWISTAVKEGGGGRERGYMYKITMELREYQRSGGKWIPFDPGKPRTQVNQQILVGGTKENPFIAMNHGGSEDLREVSFFTSIPMRFIEEVRLPS; translated from the coding sequence GTGAAAAGCACGCTTAATACCGTCTCACTGGCGTACGCCGGTCAACGTCGCTCTGCAGTGAGCGGAATGTATTTACTGGGTAATGGGTATCGCGGTTTTAACCCGATTATCAGGCGATTTTGCGCATGGGATACGGCGAGTCCGTTTGGCAGTGGAGGGGTGCACGGCTATGGTTACTGCTCGGGGGATCCGGCGAACCAGACGGATCCGTCAGGGCACGGGCCGGTTCTTAATCTTTTGGTCTCGCTTGGGTTGGCTGTCGGGCGAAATGCACGGCGCGCAGGTGTGGCTGACGCAGGTGCGGCAGCGGGTGAAGCTGCCGCAGACGCGGGCGCCGAAATCGGAGCGGACGCTGTCGCGGAGTCTCGAACGTTTACGTTTTATCGGCAAGACGGTCGTAGCATGGAAGAATTAAACGAGGCGGGGGGATTTCAGGCATTTGCTGAACTGGACTCAGAGGGCGCGCAACAATATATGGATTTTTTCCTTGGAGACGACGATTTGTCTGCTGTGCATCCCACCGCTCGAAATGCGCTCAGGAAAAAATTCCCGAACGGGAGAAAAGGTGGGAAGCTACTCGATCTGAGTTTTCATGTTAAAAATACAGTAAATAGGACTGATACCACGTGGATTTCCACCGCTGTAAAGGAGGGCGGGGGAGGTAGAGAAAGGGGCTACATGTATAAGATAACGATGGAGCTTCGTGAGTATCAACGCAGCGGGGGAAAATGGATTCCATTTGATCCGGGAAAACCTCGGACTCAAGTGAATCAGCAGATTCTAGTGGGCGGCACGAAGGAAAATCCATTCATTGCGATGAATCATGGGGGGAGCGAGGACCTCAGGGAAGTGTCGTTTTTTACGAGCATTCCAATGAGATTCATTGAAGAAGTCCGGTTGCCTAGTTGA
- a CDS encoding propionate--CoA ligase, whose protein sequence is MTRYREFHRRSIEAPEDFWRDEARRIHWETPFETVLDRSNPPFARWFVGGRTNLCHNAVDRHLAERAQQNALVYVSTETGIERRYTYAELYAEINRMAAVMRSLGVKRGDRVLVYLPMIPEAVFTMLACARLGAIHSVVFGGFAAPSLAARIDDAKPALIVTADAGARGGKVIDYTPLVDEALARAQHKPPHVLRIDRQLAPERLNASYLVDYEPLREQFFDAHVPCEWLESNEPSYVLYTSGTTGRPKGVVRDVGGYAVALAASMEYIFEGRAGDTMFTASDIGWVVGHSYIIYAPLIAGLTTVMYEGTPIRPDGGIWWRLVEQHRINLMFTAPTALRVLKKQDPALLKKSNLSSLRTLFLAGEPLDEPTASWIADALGKPVVDNYWQTETGWPMLAIQRGVEALPPKLGSPGVPVYGYNLTLRNEQTGEVCAPGEKGVITLGYPLPPGCMSTVWGDDRRFVSTYWSSVPDQQLYSTFDWGIQDANGYVTILGRTDDVINVAGHRLGTREIEEALSSHTAVAEVAVVGVADPLKGQVALAFVVLRDADRYAADEARAKLEADLITTVDRQLGAIARPARVHMVSMLPKTRSGKLLRRAIAALAEGRDPGDLPTIEDAGALQQVRDALAAGGKA, encoded by the coding sequence ATGACCCGTTACCGCGAGTTCCACCGCCGTTCCATCGAAGCCCCCGAAGACTTCTGGCGCGACGAAGCGCGACGCATCCATTGGGAGACGCCGTTCGAGACCGTCCTCGACCGTTCGAACCCGCCGTTCGCGCGCTGGTTCGTCGGCGGCCGGACCAATCTGTGCCACAACGCCGTGGACCGCCATCTCGCGGAACGGGCGCAGCAAAACGCGCTGGTGTATGTATCGACGGAAACCGGCATCGAACGACGCTACACCTACGCGGAGCTGTACGCGGAAATCAACCGCATGGCCGCGGTGATGCGCTCGCTCGGCGTCAAGCGCGGCGACCGCGTGCTGGTCTACCTGCCGATGATCCCCGAAGCCGTGTTCACGATGCTCGCCTGCGCGCGGCTCGGTGCGATTCACTCGGTGGTGTTCGGCGGCTTCGCGGCGCCGAGTCTCGCCGCACGCATCGACGATGCGAAGCCGGCGCTGATCGTCACCGCCGACGCCGGCGCGCGCGGCGGCAAGGTGATCGACTACACGCCGCTCGTCGACGAAGCGCTCGCCCGCGCCCAACACAAGCCGCCGCACGTGCTGCGGATCGACCGGCAGCTCGCGCCCGAGCGCCTGAACGCCAGCTACCTCGTCGACTACGAGCCGCTGCGCGAACAGTTTTTCGACGCCCATGTGCCGTGCGAGTGGCTGGAGTCCAACGAGCCGTCGTATGTGCTCTACACCTCAGGCACGACCGGGCGGCCCAAAGGCGTGGTGCGCGACGTGGGCGGCTATGCGGTGGCGCTGGCGGCATCCATGGAGTACATCTTCGAGGGCCGCGCGGGGGACACCATGTTCACCGCGTCGGACATCGGCTGGGTGGTCGGCCATAGCTACATCATCTATGCGCCGTTGATCGCGGGCCTGACCACGGTGATGTACGAAGGCACCCCGATCCGCCCGGACGGCGGCATCTGGTGGCGGCTCGTCGAGCAGCATCGGATCAACCTGATGTTCACCGCGCCGACCGCCTTGCGCGTCCTCAAGAAACAGGACCCGGCGCTGCTGAAGAAATCCAATCTGTCGAGCTTGCGCACCCTGTTCCTCGCCGGTGAGCCTCTTGACGAACCGACCGCCTCATGGATCGCCGACGCGCTCGGCAAACCGGTGGTCGACAACTACTGGCAGACCGAGACCGGCTGGCCGATGCTGGCGATCCAGCGCGGCGTCGAAGCGCTGCCGCCGAAGCTGGGCTCGCCGGGCGTGCCGGTCTACGGCTACAACCTGACGCTGCGCAACGAGCAGACCGGCGAAGTCTGTGCGCCGGGCGAGAAAGGCGTGATCACGCTGGGCTATCCGCTGCCGCCGGGCTGCATGTCGACCGTGTGGGGCGACGACCGGCGCTTCGTCAGCACCTACTGGTCGAGCGTGCCGGACCAGCAGCTCTATTCGACCTTCGACTGGGGTATCCAGGATGCCAACGGCTACGTGACGATCCTCGGCCGCACCGACGATGTGATCAACGTGGCGGGCCATCGTCTCGGCACGCGGGAGATCGAGGAAGCGTTGTCGAGCCATACGGCGGTGGCTGAAGTCGCGGTGGTGGGCGTGGCCGATCCGCTGAAGGGCCAGGTGGCGTTGGCGTTCGTCGTGCTGCGCGACGCGGACCGTTATGCGGCTGACGAGGCACGCGCGAAACTGGAGGCCGATCTCATCACCACGGTGGACCGGCAGCTCGGCGCGATTGCGCGGCCGGCGCGGGTGCATATGGTGTCGATGCTGCCGAAGACGCGCTCCGGCAAGCTGCTGCGCCGCGCGATTGCGGCGCTGGCGGAAGGCCGCGATCCAGGCGATCTGCCGACCATCGAAGATGCCGGCGCGTTGCAGCAGGTGCGCGATGCGCTGGCCGCCGGTGGGAAAGCTTAG
- a CDS encoding 5'-methylthioadenosine/adenosylhomocysteine nucleosidase gives MSTAQTGAAGGGRPLGVMAALPQELGDLVEAMRAESGVRTVTHGRRDYHLGTVHGAPCVVTLARIGKVAAAATVSALIHAFDVEAVVFTGVAGGVGREVRIGDVVVADSLTQHDLDASPLFPRFEVPLLGVARFAADQGLADQLAAATGKFVAEEGPALAARFGTQLPQVHRGLIISGDQFVASAAAVEALREALPDALAVEMEGAAIAQVCHEYGVPCAIVRTISDTADAHAPTSFASFLTEIAGTYSNGILKRFLQARAVAG, from the coding sequence ATGAGCACAGCGCAAACCGGGGCCGCGGGCGGGGGGCGTCCGCTCGGCGTCATGGCGGCCTTGCCGCAGGAACTCGGCGATCTGGTCGAGGCCATGCGCGCCGAATCCGGCGTGCGCACGGTCACGCACGGCCGCCGCGATTATCACCTCGGCACCGTGCACGGCGCGCCGTGCGTCGTGACGCTCGCGCGTATCGGCAAGGTGGCGGCGGCCGCGACGGTCAGCGCGCTGATCCATGCGTTCGATGTCGAGGCGGTGGTGTTCACGGGTGTCGCCGGCGGGGTGGGACGTGAGGTGCGGATTGGCGACGTCGTCGTGGCCGATTCCCTGACGCAGCACGATCTCGACGCCTCGCCGCTATTTCCGCGTTTTGAAGTGCCGCTGCTCGGCGTCGCACGCTTCGCCGCGGATCAGGGACTGGCGGATCAACTCGCGGCGGCAACCGGGAAGTTTGTCGCGGAAGAGGGGCCCGCGCTGGCGGCGCGCTTCGGCACGCAACTGCCGCAGGTGCATCGGGGGCTCATCATCAGCGGCGATCAGTTCGTCGCCAGTGCGGCGGCCGTCGAAGCGCTGCGCGAGGCCTTGCCCGATGCGCTCGCCGTCGAAATGGAAGGCGCCGCGATTGCCCAGGTGTGTCATGAATACGGTGTGCCGTGCGCGATCGTGCGCACGATCTCGGACACGGCTGACGCGCACGCGCCTACGTCGTTCGCGTCGTTTCTGACCGAGATCGCCGGGACGTATTCGAACGGCATTCTGAAGCGCTTTTTGCAGGCCCGCGCTGTCGCCGGCTAA
- a CDS encoding UvrD-helicase domain-containing protein produces MPELLNNLNPEQHAAVTLPNEPALILAGAGSGKTRVLITRIAWLIQQGLASPATILAVTFTNKAAREMMARLQALLPIDTRGMWIGTFHGLCNRMLRAHHRDAGLPATFQILDTADQLSAIKRLMKGLNIDDEKYPAKNLQYFINNAKEQGLRPKDVDATDNFNRKFVELYEAYDQQCQREGVVDFPELLLRCFELLAHNPPLRAHYQARFRHILVDEFQDTNKLQYAWLKMLAGQTNSIFAVGDDDQSIYAFRGANVGNMRDFEQEFNVRHLIKLEQNYRSHGHILDAANQLIANNSRRLGKNLRTDAGHGEPVRVYEATTDTQEAGWIVEEIKALISTGTSRSEVAVLYRSNAQSRTIEHTLVNAGIAYRVYGGLRFFERQEIKHALAYLRLIDNPNDDTAFSRVVNFPTRGIGARSIEQLADAARLYNCSMAAAIPYVAGKAGSSLAGFANLIGKMRAETQQMSLPETVEYVVRASGLSEFYQTEREGQDRLENLQELVNAAAAFVSEEGYGLDTPARSIPLRPGATTAPELVSATDDPNTVVLDAPNFTDPAQNPDTMTPLAGFLSHASLEAGDNQAQAGQEAVQLMTVHAAKGLEFTAVFITGLEEGLFPHENSAMETDGLEEERRLMYVAITRAKERLYLSFAQSRMLHGQTRYNIRSRFFDELPQETLKWLTPKVEAGARWGGRSDNAGYGRDWFARPGYTGPSSSTPVSLPAFANEQRAAESGFRVGQQVFHTKFGEGTITALEGGGTDAKAQVKFKRHGEKWLALAVAKLQAVE; encoded by the coding sequence ATGCCCGAACTCCTCAACAACCTGAACCCCGAACAACACGCCGCGGTAACGCTCCCGAACGAACCGGCGCTGATTCTGGCCGGCGCGGGCAGCGGCAAAACCCGCGTCCTGATCACCCGCATCGCGTGGCTCATCCAGCAAGGTCTGGCATCGCCAGCCACCATCCTCGCGGTCACCTTCACCAACAAAGCCGCCCGCGAAATGATGGCGCGCCTGCAAGCTCTCCTCCCCATCGACACACGAGGCATGTGGATCGGCACCTTCCACGGCCTCTGTAACCGCATGCTGCGCGCCCATCACCGCGACGCCGGCCTGCCCGCCACCTTCCAGATCCTCGATACCGCCGACCAGCTCTCCGCGATCAAACGTCTGATGAAGGGCCTGAATATCGACGACGAAAAGTACCCGGCGAAAAATCTCCAGTACTTCATCAACAACGCCAAAGAGCAGGGCCTGCGCCCCAAAGACGTCGACGCCACCGACAACTTCAACCGCAAGTTCGTCGAACTCTACGAAGCCTACGACCAGCAGTGCCAGCGCGAAGGCGTCGTCGATTTCCCCGAACTGCTGCTGCGCTGCTTCGAACTGCTCGCCCATAATCCGCCGCTGCGTGCCCACTATCAGGCGCGCTTCCGCCACATCCTCGTCGACGAGTTCCAGGACACCAACAAGCTTCAGTACGCCTGGCTCAAGATGCTCGCCGGGCAGACCAACTCGATCTTCGCCGTCGGCGACGACGACCAGTCCATCTACGCATTCCGCGGCGCCAACGTCGGCAACATGCGCGACTTCGAACAGGAGTTCAATGTCCGCCATCTGATCAAGCTCGAGCAGAACTATCGCTCGCACGGCCACATCCTCGATGCGGCCAATCAGTTGATCGCCAATAACTCGCGGCGGCTCGGCAAGAACCTGCGCACCGACGCCGGTCACGGCGAACCCGTGCGCGTCTACGAAGCCACCACCGATACCCAGGAAGCCGGCTGGATCGTCGAGGAAATCAAGGCGCTCATCAGCACCGGCACCTCGCGCAGCGAAGTCGCCGTGCTGTACCGGAGCAACGCGCAGTCGCGCACCATCGAACACACGCTTGTCAACGCCGGTATCGCCTATCGCGTGTACGGCGGCCTACGCTTCTTCGAGCGTCAGGAAATCAAGCACGCGCTCGCCTATCTGCGCCTGATCGACAACCCGAACGACGACACCGCGTTTTCGCGCGTCGTCAATTTCCCGACTCGAGGAATCGGCGCGCGCTCGATCGAGCAGCTCGCGGACGCGGCACGGCTTTACAACTGCTCGATGGCGGCGGCGATTCCGTACGTCGCCGGCAAGGCGGGTTCGAGCCTCGCCGGCTTCGCAAATCTGATCGGCAAGATGCGCGCGGAAACCCAGCAGATGAGCTTGCCCGAGACGGTCGAGTACGTGGTGCGCGCCAGCGGTCTGTCGGAGTTTTATCAGACCGAACGCGAAGGTCAGGACCGCCTCGAGAACTTGCAGGAACTGGTCAACGCGGCGGCCGCTTTCGTCAGCGAAGAAGGCTACGGACTCGACACGCCCGCGCGTTCCATCCCGCTGCGTCCGGGTGCGACCACCGCGCCGGAACTGGTGAGCGCGACCGACGACCCCAACACCGTCGTCCTCGACGCACCGAACTTCACCGACCCCGCGCAGAACCCCGATACGATGACGCCGCTCGCCGGCTTCCTCTCGCACGCTTCGCTCGAAGCTGGCGACAACCAGGCGCAGGCCGGCCAGGAAGCCGTGCAACTGATGACGGTCCACGCGGCCAAGGGCCTCGAATTCACCGCCGTGTTTATCACCGGTCTCGAAGAAGGTCTTTTCCCGCACGAGAACAGCGCGATGGAAACCGACGGCCTCGAAGAAGAGCGCCGTCTGATGTATGTGGCGATCACGCGCGCCAAGGAGCGGCTGTATCTTTCCTTCGCGCAGAGCCGGATGCTGCACGGCCAGACGCGCTACAACATCCGTTCGCGTTTCTTCGACGAACTGCCGCAGGAAACGCTCAAGTGGCTCACGCCCAAGGTCGAAGCGGGCGCCCGTTGGGGCGGCCGTTCCGACAACGCCGGCTATGGCCGCGACTGGTTCGCCCGGCCGGGTTACACCGGTCCGTCGTCGTCGACCCCGGTGTCGCTGCCGGCGTTCGCCAATGAACAGCGCGCCGCCGAAAGCGGCTTCCGCGTCGGTCAGCAAGTGTTCCACACCAAGTTCGGCGAAGGCACGATCACCGCGCTCGAAGGTGGCGGCACGGATGCCAAGGCACAGGTCAAGTTCAAGCGGCATGGCGAGAAGTGGCTGGCGCTCGCCGTCGCCAAACTGCAGGCGGTCGAATGA
- a CDS encoding IS3 family transposase (programmed frameshift): MSRRNITDEFKAEAVQLVVAQGYSFAKASEALGVGDTALRRWVAQWRAEQVQPPRTQVQVKADQRRIRELEARVVELERERDILKKFHGLLRQGTGSLLEVIRSLKKAWPVSLMCRLLKVPRSSYYAFAGRVCKPAASPALLRTVRQIHSESRSSYGSRRMARALQQQGHAIGRYRARSLMREAQLAVARRRTHRYRKAEGEALVAPNLLERKFEPGAINRVWAGDITYVRTRQGWSYLAIVMDLHSRRIVGWAFALQADTELVIQALQQARSSRRPAPGLMFHSDQGCQYTSERFVSDLKANGMVQSMSRKGNCWDNAVVERFFRSLKSEWIGEQEYCSHEQAQRDIAGYVADFYNYRRIHSAANDSPPARYEASIY; encoded by the exons ATGAGCAGACGGAACATAACTGACGAATTCAAGGCAGAAGCGGTGCAGCTGGTGGTTGCGCAGGGCTACTCGTTCGCGAAGGCCAGCGAAGCGCTAGGTGTTGGCGATACGGCGTTGCGGCGGTGGGTGGCGCAGTGGCGCGCCGAGCAGGTCCAGCCGCCGCGCACGCAGGTGCAGGTCAAAGCTGACCAGCGGCGTATCCGGGAGCTTGAGGCGCGGGTGGTCGAGCTTGAACGTGAGCGCGACATACTAAAAAAGT TCCACGGCCTTCTTCGTCAAGGAACTGGATCGCTCCTCGAAGTGATCCGTTCGCTGAAGAAGGCCTGGCCGGTGAGTCTGATGTGCAGGTTGCTGAAGGTGCCGCGAAGCAGCTACTACGCGTTCGCGGGACGGGTTTGCAAGCCGGCAGCTTCACCCGCGCTACTCAGAACTGTGCGCCAGATCCACAGCGAGAGCCGCAGCAGTTACGGCAGTCGCAGGATGGCGCGGGCGCTGCAGCAGCAAGGTCACGCGATCGGACGCTACCGGGCCCGTTCGCTGATGCGCGAGGCGCAACTGGCGGTGGCGCGACGGCGAACGCACCGCTATCGCAAGGCCGAAGGTGAAGCACTGGTGGCGCCCAACCTGCTGGAGCGCAAGTTCGAGCCGGGTGCGATCAACCGGGTATGGGCCGGTGACATTACGTATGTGAGAACGCGGCAGGGCTGGTCCTATCTGGCGATCGTGATGGATCTGCATTCGCGTCGCATCGTGGGCTGGGCGTTTGCCTTGCAGGCGGATACCGAGCTGGTGATCCAGGCGCTACAGCAGGCCCGCAGCAGCCGGCGCCCAGCCCCCGGACTGATGTTCCACTCCGACCAGGGCTGCCAGTACACCAGCGAACGCTTCGTGAGTGATCTGAAGGCAAACGGGATGGTGCAGAGCATGAGCCGAAAGGGAAACTGCTGGGACAACGCGGTGGTCGAGCGCTTCTTCAGAAGCCTGAAGAGTGAATGGATCGGAGAACAGGAGTACTGCAGTCACGAACAGGCCCAGCGCGATATCGCGGGTTACGTGGCTGACTTTTACAACTACCGGCGCATCCATTCGGCGGCCAATGATTCGCCACCGGCGCGTTATGAGGCTTCTATTTACTGA